The following proteins are co-located in the Paraburkholderia phytofirmans PsJN genome:
- a CDS encoding transcriptional regulator — protein MPTNKEKAAFAKRLKDLLEPLKIRGGTKLAEQFNLRYRGEREVTPQTAHKWLSGTTIPKPDKLRTLAEWLNVKEHWLHYGPSPGVNARPLARGEKYPPSAETIELASKIESLTPKDRFLVEEMIVRFYGEDAEEE, from the coding sequence ATGCCGACCAATAAAGAAAAAGCCGCCTTCGCCAAACGGCTGAAGGACCTGCTGGAGCCGCTGAAGATTCGCGGCGGGACCAAGCTCGCCGAGCAATTCAACCTTCGCTATCGAGGCGAGCGAGAGGTGACGCCGCAAACCGCTCATAAGTGGTTATCCGGTACGACGATTCCCAAGCCCGATAAGTTGCGTACGCTGGCCGAATGGCTGAACGTGAAAGAGCATTGGCTGCACTATGGGCCGTCTCCGGGCGTGAACGCGAGGCCGCTGGCGCGTGGCGAGAAATATCCACCGTCGGCCGAGACAATCGAGCTCGCTTCCAAGATCGAGTCGCTCACGCCGAAAGACCGCTTCCTGGTCGAAGAGATGATCGTGCGCTTTTACGGTGAAGACGCGGAAGAGGAATAG